In Aedes albopictus strain Foshan chromosome 3, AalbF5, whole genome shotgun sequence, the following are encoded in one genomic region:
- the LOC115261629 gene encoding uncharacterized protein LOC115261629: protein MSIYGTALTRNHVRNLAYQLAEQKQIKHRFCYKTELAGRDWLMFFMKRHPELTIRKLEPTSLARLKGFNRESVQRFFELLTKLYDSYEYPPSRICNADKAGFSTVLTRSVKVLAKKGVRQVAGVSSGERGANTTGIMALSASGQFLAPMLIFPRQPMNEAFKVGAPPKTIFACNGNGWSTTSTCSTWFDHFLAVARPTVDAPVLLILDGHSSHTRNLNMIEKARQNHVKILSIPPHTSHKFQPLDVSFMGPLKAKYANAVDNYLKRNPGKVVTIYNVSALVNEAFTACASVVTAQSGFRATGVYPINSHVFSDDDFATADKLIRVDEPNYTDLERDDFPHGEPSEVLLRQGSSMALEINDSDPPGDVASLGQVSFEEWNDASDILILDPSFHYSVGEDRSFIIHSSTTENTDASKLNETSTPNFSQRTMEQSLIVCDVSVDEAHESLDILQLDSSHFMLPGATNPGLRQSDCIGIEHQSYEPYDLNKSTQEIFDTEFNDAEDILVLDPSIYYSVAEDGTVIRNGR, encoded by the exons ATGAGCATCTATGGAACCGCATTAACTAGAAACCACGTTCGGAATTTGGCCTATCAGCTAGCGGAACAGAAACAAATCAAACACCGATTCTGTTACAAAACCGAACTTGCTGGTCGCGACTGGCTTATGTTCTTCATGAAGAGACACCCGGAATTGACGATTAGGAAGCTCGAGCCGACATCTCTTGCTCGCTTGAAAGGATTCAACCGCGAAAGTGTTCAACGTTTTTTTGAACTTCTCACGAAACTGTACGATAGCTATGAATATCCTCCGAGTAGGATTTGCAATGCAGATAAGGCCGGCTTCAGCACT GTGCTCACCAGGAGTGTCAAAGTACTGGCTAAAAAGGGTGTTCGACAGGTTGCTGGAGTGTCATCCGGTGAGAGAGGCGCTAACACTACTGGGATAATGGCCTTGTCGGCAAGCGGACAGTTCCTAGCACCGATGCTAATATTTCCTCGACAACCGATGAATGAGGCATTCAAGGTAGGCGCTCCTCCAAAAACGATATTTGCGTGCAATGGGAATGGATGGAGCACAACAAGCACCTGCTCTACGTGGTTCGATCATTTTTTGGCTGTTGCACGTCCGACAGTGGATGCGCCTGTATTGCTCATTCTTGACGGGCACTCGAGTCACACGCGGAAtttgaacatgattgaaaagGCAAGACAAAATCATGTGAAGATTCTATCCATTCCGCCACACACGAGCCATAAGTTTCAGCCCTTGGATGTTTCATTTATGGGACCTCTCAAAGCGAAGTACGCCAATGCTGTCGACAACTATTTGAAGCGGAACCCAGGAAAGGTGGTCACCATATACAACGTATCAGCTCTGGTAAACGAAGCATTCACCGCGTGTGCATCCGTTGTCACCGCACAAAGCGGATTCCGAGCGACTGGTGTTTATCCGATCAACTCCCATGTTTTTTCGGACGATGATTTCGCTACCGCGGACAAACTTATCCGTGTGGACGAGCCAAACTACACGGACTTAGAAAGAGATGATTTCCCACATGGCGAACCGAGTGAAGTACTATTGCGACAAGGCAGCTCCATGGCACTGGAGATTAATGATTCCGACCCGCCTGGTGATGTTGCATCGCTAGGACAAGTCTCCTTCGAGGAATGGAACGATGCATCCGATATTTTGATTTTGGACCCTTCCTTCCATTACAGTGTTGGTGAAGACAGATCCTTCATAATACATTCAAGCACCACTGAAAACACAGATGCATCAAAACTCAATGAAACTTCTACACCTAACTTTTCACAACGAACCATGGAACAAAGCTTGATTGTATGTGACGTAAGTGTTGATGAAGCTCATGAATCATTGGATATTCTGCAGTTGGATTCCTCCCATTTCATGCTGCCTGGTGCAACAAATCCCGGTCTACGGCAAAGCGATTGTATCGGAATTGAGCATCAATCATATGAACCGTATGATTTGAACAAATCAACACAAGAGATCTTCGATACTGAGTTCAACGATGCGGAGGATATTTTGGTGTTGGATCCTTCAATTTATTACAGTGTTGCTGAAGACGGAACTGTCATCCGAAACGGCAGGTGA
- the LOC115255333 gene encoding uncharacterized protein LOC115255333: protein MEVISTRSSRTARIALRLQQLEEEHAIELRKIEAERRALALEREALHAKYMLLQKQASIKAVRRNKVGTNDNKPSNDGDTQDAHGRAADLSKGITVSGIQSEKQSNQPIRPLFTELADRSQLSTGIQQQNIGAFPVAILKEQSEIMQCNEKTVEEKFVLLPCHAGESSTTFRELVDPNWELYHTQANSSTDQRLPIIASQRIIEHSFGNDSRDPNYNNAENCAANEVQLLEREKIKYHARVKRMKWFGIQLDPDTGQRSKKVPESSKNLMSNNEVQFLTDVSKSIAAPLLDSHRNGNETNPERPHDSTCCSRGSMDQLISLSATSIATSFACNSNVVGWCFDLNLSIFPPSGNLKAELLLNISTVLKSVSHQLTQIDTAILHQHKNKLSPSRSLIYHSRLWHRYGRSHSCRYSCWKAYDQPRGASLLRNRERNYVRSEDKRRDEKHVNDTTTTWMGYMTDCENPNVMMFGKNANVVSCISSLKRLDRNAARKGVKDSSSKYVNYCFISWGQNDRHDGSACLRHEIQKDTIQQVIMDFVWVGARNQRLVATVMYLARLRDVCSQSSVFERFINNASSVCAPPAKLELESTMSDALQLPMIRSDDADKINIETEQTLTSVFGVNVDPRGCIGRNRGAIRIQDSEENVDRGSKLYRGVWRREVKCAGIIKCAGNDYQFENGDHDVRGERYRQLNEIYFRERQDVITVPNSRRLQDNDRRNSYHRVVSYRFSRDDDYELISVYSSQIVGSVRQASVTMLQSEAIF from the coding sequence ATGGAAGTGATATCAACACGCAGCAGTAGAACTGCTCGAATTGCTCTGCGATTGCAGCAGCTGGAAGAAGAGCACGCAATCGAGTTGCGCAAGATTGAAGCGGAGAGACGAGCATTGGCATTAGAGCGTGAGGCCCTACACGCAAAGTATATGTTGCTACAGAAGCAGGCTTCAATCAAAGCTGTTCGCCGTAATAAAGTCGGTACAAACGACAACAAACCATCAAACGATGGTGATACGCAGGATGCTCATGGACGAGCAGCCGATCTATCGAAGGGAATAACGGTATCGGGAATACAATCGGAGAAGCAATCGAACCAACCGATACGACCGTTGTTTACCGAATTAGCTGATCGATCGCAATTGTCAACTGGGATTCAGCAGCAGAACATCGGCGCGTTTCCCGTGGCTATTCTGAAAGAACAGAGCGAGATCATGCAATGCAATGAGAAGACGGTAGAAGAGAAATTTGTACTCTTGCCTTGCCATGCTGGCGAGAGTAGCACGACGTTTCGAGAATTAGTGGATCCGAATTGGGAGCTGTACCATACTCAGGCGAACAGTTCCACCGATCAGAGACTACCGATCATTGCATCCCAACGAATAATAGAGCACAGCTTCGGGAATGACTCGCGTGACCCGAACTACAATAATGCTGAAAATTGCGCCGCGAATGAAGTACAGTTGCTAGAGCGCGAGAAGATTAAATACCACGCGCGAGTGAAACGGATGAAATGGTTCGGCATTCAGTTGGATCCTGATACTGGACAGAGGTCGAAGAAAGTGCCAGAGTCTTCAAAGAATCTGATGTCGAATAATGAAGTGCAATTCCTCACTGACGTTTCAAAGTCGATTGCTGCCCCTCTTTTGGACAGCCATCGAAATGGGAATGAAACGAATCCAGAACGACCGCATGATTCTACCTGTTGTTCTAGGGGCTCGATGGACCAGCTCATATCGCTATCGGCCACATCCATTGCAACATCGTTCGCCTGCAATTCCAATGTCGTGGGTTGGTGTTTCGACCTCAATCTGTCTATATTCCCTCCATCAGGTAATCTCAAGGCCGAGTTGTTATTAAACATCTCCACAGTCCTAAAAAGTGTATCTCATCAACTCACGCAAATCGACACGGCAATACTGCACCAACACAAAAACAAATTATCGCCGTCTCGTAGCTTGATATATCATTCCCGTTTATGGCATCGTTATGGTCGGAGCCACAGTTGCCGATATTCATGTTGGAAGGCATACGACCAACCTCGAGGTGCTTCGCTACTACGAAACCGTGAACGAAACTACGTGAGAAGTGAGGATAAGAGAAGAGATGAGAAGCATGTGAACGACACTACTACTACATGGATGGGATATATGACTGATTGCGAGAATCCGAATGTTATGATGTTCGGCAAGAATGCTAACGTTGTTTCGTGCATCAGTAGTCTAAAAAGGCTTGATCGGAATGCCGCTAGGAAAGGTGTGAAAGACTCTTCGAGTAAATACGTAAATTACTGTTTTATCTCTTGGGGCCAGAATGATCGTCATGATGGATCGGCATGCTTGAGGCATGAGATACAGAAGGATACTATTCAACAAGTGATCATGGATTTCGTCTGGGTTGGTGCGCGTAATCAGCGACTGGTGGCTACAGTCATGTATCTCGCCAGGTTACGTGATGTTTGTTCGCAATCGTCGGTTTTTGAACGTTTCATTAACAACGCTTCTAGCGTCTGTGCTCCACCCGCTAAACTTGAGTTAGAGAGTACAATGAGTGACGCATTGCAGCTACCTATGATCAGATCAGATGATGCTGACAAAATTAATATCGAAACAGAACAAACCTTAACGTCTGTTTTTGGTGTAAATGTTGATCCACGAGGTTGTATCGGCCGAAACCGTGGCGCCATAAGAATACAGGACAGTGAAGAAAATGTTGATCGAGGTAGCAAGCTGTACCGGGGTGTCTGGCGTAGAGAAGTGAAGTGTGCTGGCATTATCAAGTGTGCAGGTAATGATTATCAATTCGAGAATGGAGATCACGATGTTCGAGGTGAAAGGTATCGACAGCTGAATGAAATATACTTCAGGGAGCGACAAGATGTAATCACAGTTCCCAATAGCCGCAGATTGCAGGACAATGACCGAAGAAACTCCTATCACCGAGTTGTAAGCTATAGATTTAGTAGGGATGATGATTATGAACTTATAAGCGTTTATAGTAGCCAGATTGTGGGATCAGTGAGGCAAGCTTCGGTAACAATGTTGCAATCTGAAGCAATATTTTGA